From the genome of Lycium ferocissimum isolate CSIRO_LF1 unplaced genomic scaffold, AGI_CSIRO_Lferr_CH_V1 ctg6606, whole genome shotgun sequence:
AGGAGAAACAAGACCCTAAGGAAGATAGTTGTATTAATACTAACAAAGAGTCGGGCAAAGATAATGATAAAGCAACTAAGAGTCTAGATATTGGACAGGACAATGGGATTCGTGGAACATCACAAATAGGATTAACAAGTAGTGAAGACAATGCTCAGAAAAGTGCTCATAAAGAAGAGAATAATGCTAAGGAAAAGGTTACAGTAGAACAAACAATTGAGACAAGCAAGGAGAATAATAGAACAGAAGAAGAGGAACCCAAAAATCATGATGCAGAGAATGTTGATAATTCTGAATCTGATGATTTTATAGAGAGcatagagaaactagaagatcAACATTATTCAGAAAATAATAAGGACGAAGAGAACTCTAGATCAAAAAAGGCACATAATACAAAGGATGATCAAGAGAAAGAATTAGATAAGAGTATTACAAACCTGAATGAAGAGACAAACTAGATTTCTCCAAGAAAGCATGGAACTAGTAGATCACAATTGACTTCTCCACAGGTGATTCCTAGAGCTGCAACAGGAAAAGAAGTGGATgaacaagaaaagaataatCTTGAACTTAACATTGATCATATTGCAAAGGAAGCGGATTTGTCTCCTAAACAAATTAGCAATCTCAAACACAACAATTCAAAGGTAAAAAGGGGTAAACCAGTGATAGACACTTCTGTTCCTGTCAGAATTTTACCAAAGAGACTTACAGTCTCTAAATATGCCAAGCAATG
Proteins encoded in this window:
- the LOC132045417 gene encoding uncharacterized protein LOC132045417 yields the protein MLLTKEKLVETQRKKRNGIQLSIQRGNDQPSSSNNQQKNQNNNGRSLSQEHRVKTHNSYAVLETEEKQDPKEDSCINTNKESGKDNDKATKSLDIGQDNGIRGTSQIGLTSSEDNAQKSAHKEENNAKEKVTVEQTIETSKENNRTEEEEPKNHDAENVDNSESDDFIESIEKLEDQHYSENNKDEENSRSKKVIPRAATGKEVDEQEKNNLELNIDHIAKEADLSPKQISNLKHNNSKVKRGKPVIDTSVPVRILPKRLTVSKYAKQ